A genomic stretch from Fusarium musae strain F31 chromosome 9, whole genome shotgun sequence includes:
- a CDS encoding hypothetical protein (EggNog:ENOG41) produces the protein MTTTTSIELASIRPTDDDETEIPSIDALPPTDRGRGAYTALACCTIAQAPIWGYSVSFGIFQEYYTAHANLKASSSAIASIGASQTGIMYLMMPVAFIVLNRFPRLRKWCGPIGLAITIISLTASAFVGNVAGLIATQGVLYAIGCSLLFSPISLYMDEWFVERKGFAYGVMWAGKSSVGVAMPFLFNVLLQRFGLKATLLSWTVASMAMTLPTLFFLKPRVEISRDSRPRPISFAFFGYASFWMLQFGIIIQSLGYLMPSTYLASYATAIGLPSVTGPILLALFSLASVPGSLIHGMLGDKISGAKNILVSSLGSALPVFLLWGLGRHISTMVVFVILYGFFAGGFSATWSGALQEVKGTNESIDTSLVFGMLLGGRGLGFIVAGPLSGALISAGSSLASGDSLGYATKYGPMILCTGITAILGAWAPICKIVKSVGKKGLEKYAILVL, from the exons ATGACGACTACAACTTCTATTGAGTTGGCGAGTATTCGCCCaactgatgacgatgagacaGAAATCCCATCAATCGATGCTCTTCCACCGACAGATCGAGGTCGAGGGGCTTATACAGCTCTGGCTTGTTGTACAATTGCCCAAGCACCTATATGGG GATACTCTGTCTCATTTGGAATCTTTCAAGAGTACTACACCGCTCATGCCAATCTCAAAGCCTCCTCGAGTGCCATCGCGTCCATTGGTGCATCTCAGACAGGAATCATGTATCTCATGATGCCTGTGGCATTCATCGTTCTAAATCGCTTTCCGCGTCTTCGAAAGTGGTGCGGTCCTATCGGTTTGGCTATCACCATAATCAGCTTAACGGCTTCAGCCTTTGTAGGCAATGTTGCTGGTCTCATTGCCACCCAGGGTGTTCTGTATGCTATCGGATGCAGCTTGCTCTTCAGCCCAATCTCCCTCTACATGGACGAATGGTTTGTCGAGCGGAAAGGGTTTGCCTATGGAGTTATGTGGGCTGGCAAATCAAGCGTTGGCGTCGCCATGCCGTTTCTTTTTAACGTCTTACTCCAGCGATTCGGACTCAAAGCAACCTTGCTATCTTGGACAGTGGCATCAATGGCTATGACTCTACCAACACTCTTCTTTCTGAAGCCTCGAGTAGAGATCAGCCGTGACTCAAGGCCGCGTCCTATCAGCTTTGCTTTCTTCGGATACGCTTCATTCTGGATGCTTCAGTTCGGCATAATTATTCAGTCATTGGGATATCTGATGCCAAGCACATACTTGGCTAGTTATGCCACCGCGATTGGGCTTCCCTCTGTCACAGGACCGATCTTGCTGGCGCTCTTCTCGCTTGCCTCTGTGCCTGGATCTCTCATCCATGGTATGCTAGGCGATAAGATCTCTGGTGCCAAAAACATTCTTGTCTCCTCTTTGGGAAGTGCACTTCCGGTGTTCCTCCTATGGGGCTTGGGCCGTCATATAAGCACTATGGTGGTCTTTGTGATTCTGTATGGCTTCTTTGCTGGTGGGTTCAGTGCGACATGGTCAGGAGCTTTGCAAGAAGTCAAGGGGACGAACGAGTCGATCGATACATCCTTGGTATTTGGTATGCTACTCGGAGGTCGTGGGCTGGGCTTCATTGTTGCCGGGCCTCTCAGTGGTGCGCTCATCTCAGCAGGGAGTTCGTTGGCAAGTGGTGATAGTCTGGGGTATGCGACTAAGTACGGTCCAATGATTCTTTGCACTGGCATCACGGCAATACTTGGAGCGTGGGCACCTATCTGCAAGATCGTCAAGTCTGTTGGGAAGAAAGGACTCGAAAAATATGCAATTTTGGTGTTGTAA
- a CDS encoding hypothetical protein (EggNog:ENOG41), whose product MTTTQTMKAVNYQGPYKVKVQEIELPKLEHPDDVIVKVTTAAICGSDLHMYEGRTAAEPGITFGHENMGIVEQLGEGVTLLKKGDRVVMPFNVADGRCRNCEEGRTAFCTGVNPGFAGGAYGYVAMGPYRGGQAQYIRVPYADFNALKLPAGKEHEADFILLADIFPTGWHGVEISGFRSGESVAVFGAGPVGLMAAYSAVLRGASKVFVVDRVPERLQAAEKIGCTPIDFSKGDAVDMIIKANDGEEVDRSVDAVGYQAVSKSGDTEQPNIVLENMIRVTRACGGLGIPGLYVPSDPGASDEASAKGMISLSFGKLFEKGLTIGTGQCNVKSYNRYLRDLIISGRAKPSFVVSHEINIEEAEVAYEKFDKRIDGYTKVLIHPNGGF is encoded by the exons ATGACTACTACCCAAACTATGAAGGCTGTCAACTACCAAGGCCCttacaaggtcaaggttcaGGAGATAGAACTCCCTAAGCTGGAGCATCCTGACGACGTCATTGTCAAGGTTACGACT GCTGCTATCTGTGGCTCCGACTTGCA CATGTATGAAGGCCGAACAGCAGCAGAACCTGGCATTACTTTTG GTCATGAGAACATGGGCATCGTTGAACAGCTTGGCGAAGGTGTCACGCTGCTGAAGAAAGGAGATCGAGTCGTCATGCCCTTCAACGTCGCTGATGGCCGATGCCGTAACTGTGAAGAGGGAAGAACTGCTTTCTGCACTGGTGTCAACCCCGGATTTGCCGGAGGTGCTTATGGTTATGTCGCCATGGGCCCTTATCGAGGAGGACAGGCTCAGTATATCCGAGTTCCTTATGCTGACTTTAACGCTCTCAAGCTCCCTGCTGGCAAGGAGCATGAAGCTGATTTTATTCTGTTGGCGG ATATCTTCCCCACCGGATGGCACGGTGTTGAAATTTCTGGTTTCCGATCAGGCGAGAGCGTCGCTGTCTTCGGCGCCGGCCCCGTCGGTCTCATGGCCGCTTACTCCGCCGTTCTTCGTGGCGCATCCAAAGTATTCGTCGTTGACCGTGTTCCTGAGCGCCTTCAAGCCGCTGAGAAAATTGGCTGCACGCCCATCGATTTTTCAAAGGGAGATGCTGTTGACATGATCATCAAGGCTAACGATGGAGAGGAGGTTGATCGTTCTGTTGATGCTGTCGGCTACCAGGCTGTCAGTAAGAGCGGCGATACTGAGCAGCCCAATATCGTGTTGGAAAACATGATTCGAGTGACCAGAGCTTGTGGTGGACTGGGTATTCCAGGCCTGTACGTCCCTAGTGATCCTGGCGCTTCTGACGAAGCTTCGGCCAAGGGTATGATCAGTCTTAGCTTCGGCAAGTTATTCGAAAAG GGGCTTACTATCGGCACTGGCCAATGTAATGTCAAGTCTTACAACAGATATCTCCGAGACCTTATTATTTCTGGTCGCGCCAAGCCCAGCTTCGTTGTCTCGCATGAGATCAAtattgaagaagctgaagtggCCTACGAGAAGTTTGATAAGCGAATCGACGGATATACGAAAGTTCTTATCCATCCTAATGGTGGTTTCTAG